Proteins encoded together in one Lepisosteus oculatus isolate fLepOcu1 chromosome 2, fLepOcu1.hap2, whole genome shotgun sequence window:
- the mocs1 gene encoding molybdenum cofactor biosynthesis protein 1 isoform X2, with translation MCGCCWPLLALFSVRSSCFGCQFERGAMALYGSRCCRFLLARQTQAGVRSPGLLKRITRCYPEKMQSSYSGATPEEKVEPLSPDPTVSVAAKTASVQELAPPGGRSRELSEDPQPFSAFLTDRFGRQHRYLRISLTEKCNLRCQYCMPEEGVKLTPRSQLLSTAEVLALARLFVQEGVEKIRLTGGEPLIRPDVVHVVAELRKLQGLKTIAVTTNGMNLARLLPSLKEAGLDLLNISLDSLVPAKFEFIVRRKGFHKVMEGIDKAIELGYNPVKVNCVVMRGLNEDELLDFVALTEKKPLEVRFIEYMPFDGNKWNFRKMVSYQEMLDRIRQRWPDLEKLPAGETDTAKIFKVPGFQGQVGFITSMSEHFCGSCNRLRVTADGNLKVCLFGNAEVSLRDCLRSGASEEELLQIIGAAVGRKKQQHAGMFSISQMKNRPMILIGG, from the exons ATGTGTGGGTGCTGCTGGCCACTTTTGGCACTTTTCAGTGTGCGGTCCTCCTGTTTTGGATGCCAGTTTGAACGAGGAGCGATGGCTCTGTACGGTAGCAGGTGCTGCCGCTTTCTCCTGGCCAGACAAACCCAGGCCGGAGTCCGGTCACCTGGGCTTTTGAAACGCATAACCCGCTGCTATCCGGAGAAGATGCAGAGTTCGTATTCGGGTGCAACGCCAGAAGAAAAAGTGGAACCGTTATCGCCGGACCCCACTGTCAGTGTCGCAGCAAAAACTGCGTCTGTCCAG GAgctggcgccccctggtggTCGGAGTAGGGAGCTGTCGGAAGACCCCCAGCCCTTCTCAGCCTTCCTGACAGACCGCTTTGGCCGGCAGCACAGATACCTGCGCATCTCTCTGACCGAGAAGTGCAACCTGCGGT GTCAGTACTGCATGCCCGAGGAGGGGGTGAAGCTGACGCCCCGCTCGCAGCTGCTGTCCACGGCCGAGGTGCTGGCCCTGGCCCGGCTCTTCGTGCAGGAGGGCGTGGAGAAGATCCGCCTCACCGGAGGGGAGCCGCTCATCCGCCCCGATGTCGTCCACGTCGTGG CTGAACTGCGCAAACTGCAAGGCCTGAAGACTATCGCCGTGACAACGAACGGCATGAACCTGGCACGGCTGCTGCCCAGCTTGAAGGAGGCTGGCCTGGACCTCCTCAACATCAGCCTGGACTCCCTGGTGCCCGCCAAGTTTGAGTTCATCGTGCGCCGGAAAG GTTTCCACAAGGTGATGGAAGGTATCGATAAGGCCATTGAGCTGGGCTACAACCCTGTGAAG GTGAACTGTGTGGTGATGCGGGGCCTCAATGAGGATGAGCTGCTGGACTTTGTGGCCCTGACGGAGAAGAAGCCGCTGGAGGTGCGATTCATCGAGTACATGCCCTTTGACG GCAACAAGTGGAACTTCAGGAAGATGGTGAGTTACCAGGAGATGCTCGACCGAATCAGACAACGGTGGCCTGATCTGGAGAAGCTGCCTGCTGGAGAGACTGACACAGCCAAG ATATTCAAGGTCCCTGGGTTCCAGGGGCAGGTAGGCTTCATCACCTCCATGTCTGAGCACTTCTGCGGCTCCTGCAACCGGCTGCGTGTCACTGCTGATGGCAACCTCAAG GTGTGCCTGTTTGGTAATGCAGAGGTGTCTCTCAGGGACTGTCTGCGCTCAGGAGCCTCAGAGGAGGAGCTGCTGCAGATCATTGGCGCTGCGGTGGGCAGGAAGAAGCAGCAGCACGCAG GCATGTTCAGCATCTCCCAGATGAAGAACCGGCCCATGATCCTGATCGGTGGGTGA